Part of the Rissa tridactyla isolate bRisTri1 chromosome 3, bRisTri1.patW.cur.20221130, whole genome shotgun sequence genome, GGACTTGAAGCTGTTACTACTATCCAGCCCTGGAAGTATATGGAGAATAATTAGCAAAGACGGAAAATGTTTGTGTGAGTGGCAAACATGGAAAGCGTGGTTTGTTTCTAGTGCAGAGTCTGGCTGGTATCTTCTCAGCTCCTGAAAGACAGCACCAGCACACAGTCTCCCCAACAACAGCTCCGAGCCTGCCAAGAGGTATCAGCTAATCACAGACAttttaagtagattttttttttttgtcaacacCTTGAAACAGTGCTGTAGAAGATGTGGATTTGGCCCACACACCTAGACTTCTCTTAAGCACAAGGTTAAAAATTATactggagagcagaggaagaaggggaaggagacgAGGGAAGGAGATCACGGCAAGCCTCATATTTTACCCCGAGATGGTGACATGAGAGCAGGTTTCTGCTCTGATCTGCCAGGCCATCTCCCAGGACAGCCAGAGCCCACAGCTGACGTGGAATCTCACTCCATCACCTATACTCATCATGCTGGCACCAAACCACAGATCCCCACAGGACTGACAAGCAAATTGATCATCCCCTTAAAATTTTGTCTGTTAGGTCTAACTCTCAAAAAGCCACGTCAACTTCTGGATTTTCAAGCCATTGCTCCTCTGGCTtaccaaacacaaacacaaacgcAAACGGTTCTTGGGTTGTTCCAACCTTTGccttttttatgtatttcatttctgTGCACTTTTAAAAGCAATGATTTTGTGGAAGAGGCTGTAGTCCCTTTGACCACCCCCAGGTGCATCTGCCTGTTGTCAAGGGTCCAGAGAAGCCTGACTCATGCCCACAGGCCAACACATCCACAGGTCAAAGCACAGGTCTGGGAGGAGGCATCTACCCAGGATCAAATCACTGCTGTGCCTCCCAGCCCATGGTAATGCAGGAGTCTCTGCAGTGTGTTCCCTCCAACATCCCAGGAGAGCTGCTACACAACGGGATCCCTGCTCGAGCTGCCAGAACAAGCATAGACAATGTGGGGAACGAGCAAGGGGACACAAAAAGGAGGTCAGTGAGAGGCaagcagaagagggaaggaataGGAAAGGTGTCAAGGCTTGGATACCAACCTAGGACCATAGGTTGCTTAGCCTAGCAGGTTACAAGAAGACACTGCGGGACTGCTACACCTACAGCTGTGTCTTCTTCTGGTAAAACAACCGAGTCCCCAAAGGTTGCCCTAAGCTGCACTTCAGAACCAGAGATGCCCAGCTGAGCACCCAGGGTCTGGGACTGTTGCTGCAAGGGGAACAAAAGCAAGCAAAGCCTTTCACAAAGGCTGGTCTTCAGCTGTGAACTGTGCTTGCTCTTGGTGGTGATATGACTGTGCTGTTTACAAGAAGCATAAAAACTCATCTGCCGTGTTCTTAGATTGCTGGAAATGAAAGCCAACCGCCTACCTCATCATATAAGCCAGCCCCTAAAAAATAACCAGACTCATATTTACAACCAACTGCACTCTAAGAATGATGCCATTAGAAGGAAATAACCCTTCTTGATGGTTTTATTTAGAAAGAATCCCCATGTAGAAGCGCATGCCTTCCTGAGAGTGGTGTGGTTTACACTTGGTAGCACTGGCTGCAAAACCTCATGACCCATGGGTGAGACGTCCTTAATTACCTGCCTTTGCATTTTCTTGATTAATTACTTCATAATTTATCCAGTTAGAACAATTCTTAGGGTAATATGATGAGTTTTTAAGAGCATCAGCATAGGAACTTACACCCGTTCAGCTGCGATGAACCCAATGCCCGAGTAATTATGACTGGAGAGAAAAAGGCTAGTTTTCTCCCCACAAAACAAGTGAGGACAACCCCACAGGCTGGGTTTATCGAGAGGGAGAGAAATAGGTCAGGAGTAAGAACCAGGGTGTGCAGCGTGCGATTTCCTCGTCAGCGGTTACTGTAAGAGGAGAGCTGGTGTTACGCAAGAGCGTGCAGAAGACGCCTCCATGGGTTTGCACTCCACCACATGAAGAGCTTGGTGGTCATAATGAAACAGCTGCTGCCACAAATGAGTACAAATGCTTGTAACTGAATGAGATGGTTTCCCCACCCCGATGGTTGTTGAACTGACTCCCAGTGACCCAAGAGGCAGGGAATACACACAGCTCAACAAACAAGCACCAAAGGAGCCATATAGACCTAACGACACAGTGAAAGAAACCCAGGGTCTACCTGCACCAGGTGTATCTAATTTAAAGTAGCATCTGTGCAGCCAAAATGAAACCCGAGAATGCTTGCACACAGGCTTACCCTGGTTTAAATTCAGATGACCAAGTAAATACAGGCTTAAAACCTCCACCAGCAGAAACCAACATCAGTGAATCTGGCTGAGCTCTGGATGAAAGTTgagtaatgttaaaaaaaacccaaactacagcaatcagataaaataattaatagtGTCTTGCTAGGCTGCGCTCCTTGTGTAGCTAAGAGAGAGAAAGGGCAATTCCTCCTTTGGTAACTACGACACCTcagcagccctgccctggagGTGTTTATTCCTTGTCCCCTTGTTGTGGAGGGATCCTCATCCAACACTTCAAGCCCAACACCTAATATTCGGCTGGTTAAAGACTGGTGAGATGAAGCCATCTTTGCACATTTCCCTGCATTCCTGCTCAGCCAACCATCCAACTGGTGGAGAACAGGGGGGCTTATAAGGATGACACCTTGTTTGGAAGAGGATAGGACTTTCCCAGCTCACGTGATTCAGGCTAGACCCCCATCCCAAATTTCAGCTGCAGCCCTACCATACGATGTCTCCCACCTTTTTCCTCACCATCCCTAGACCATCCCCAAGGTCTGGAGATGCTGACTCCACCAGCATTGCCTGCATAACCTCAATTCACCActttcaggccttttttttttgcgTCTATTTAGGTTGCGAGTTCTCTTGTGCTCCCTCTCACTCATATCactgcaccagaaaaaaaatgatcttAGCTGAAATCTCTTAGTGCTACTGCAGCACAAGCCCATTTTCTGTCCGCTTGCATTTTGAGCTACCATAAAACAACattcttttataaaaaatacCAATTTTATTCAGTGGATAAGTTATTGAATAAATACAGATAAACATTTACCATTTTTTGGGTACTCTGAGCACATATAAAGCCATAAATATAGTCATAAATAGAACATATAAATAGTAATATAAACACTCCCCATGGAGCAGCAGTGACACAAAATCAGAATGTGATGAGAATCAGGCCTGGTGGCACTTACGTCAGATTTACACTAGAAATACGCTAGTGAGAAGTGATGGCCAGATAAGGAAAAGGGGATAGGGgatgagggaaggagggagaaggtgcAGGAGGAGGGATATTTTGTGGCAGTGCTGGCTGGCATGTATACATTAGGGAAATTTACTGCTGAGAACAGCTTTTGAAACAGTAATTCATTTGATTCACCAAACTGATATAAAccgcaacagaaaaaaaaaaaaaaaaaaaaaaaaaagcactacttTACCCCCTCCCTGCTTGGAGTcacaaacaaaactcaaaactTTTCCTCCGtccctctctctgccctccatCACCAGCCACCAGTGATTCCCACTCTAAAATCCATAAATGGACAATAgcaaaaatcagtatttccagGAGGTGATTTGCTCcaatttgcaaaggaaaagtcATGTTGAATTCCTGGGATGCAAGGTGGGCATCTGTGGGATTTCTCCAGAGGGATGTTCATAGGAGACATTTCTTCTTCCCAGTGCTGCCTCCTCTACTAATACATTCTAGGACTGGTAGTGGACAACTGGAGTGACACACGTGCAGCCCACGGTGATGACTTTCTTCTCCAGGCGATAGGTGGGCAGGCAGCCCCGCTGCTCCCGCCGGAGGACAAGGATCTCCCGTTGGATGGGGACGGAGTTGAGACTGTGGTCCTCCTGCCCCATTGCGTTCACGCAGCCAGTGAGGCGGCACTTGGCATCAACGATCACCTGGGGGAACCGGTTGGGGTCCTCGTCaagcctggggatggggacacaaaAGGGGTTTACGCACTTGCACAACATGGTTTGGTAGGATCTTCTTGTTTATCTCCATGAAAGGCCCACACTATTTACCTCTGTATCCTCATTATGAGACAAGGCCAAAGAATTTCCCTATCTTCAACATTTTTAGGATGATTTCCTAGAAACGGAATCAGTTTGGGGAAGGTAATACTGCCATATGATTCTTTAGGAGATGATGGAGTGGAGCTGGGTGAAATAAGGAAGTAATCACAAGTGGACtattcatttttgtttggttttgttttaatttcagcattcaaaaatgtctttcagctaaaaaaatacaaaattacgATGTACTGACATTTTTCTCCTCCTGGAGTAATAATTCTTTGACAAATGTTGGTAAGATGATTAGAAAATGCCCCAATGATGTCCCGTTGCACTGCAAACAGTTTCTATGTCACCCAACATCAAAATGTGTATGTCAAGAAGTGTTTGCAATATTCACAGGACTCCAGGCATACCCTGAGAACCAGATATtgttcaccacaaaaaaaaaaaaaaaaagcctgtgcagCACAGCTATTGTAATTTAGATAACAACTAAACGGTTACCTGTAGTCCCAAGGAGCGAGAGAGCGGTTCCTGACATCGTGGACCATCCTAAACCCATGATCTGAATTGCTGATACGAATGTCAACTTTCACCGTGGTAGGGAATTTGAGATCTTTTTGGTTCAGGCAACCTTCTCGAAGCCTCACAGAGCCACCGTCCCTGCTAGGTCGAGGATGAGTTGCCCTCCCATGGGGTGTGCTCCTTACGGTGAGTGCTAGAACCAGCACCAAAAGCAGAGATCGGAACTGAGAGAGAGAAAGGCGTCATTAGCTGTGCTCAGTCAAGAAAGAGAGAGCACAAAGAGACAAGTCTTGACTAGACTGGACCATCAATGGACCTTCTTCATACTGATATTAGGGAGAGATGAGCTGGCATGAGCTAATAGCACAACGATGGCAATAATAACTCATCACAACAGATGCTAAACTCTGATTCAAATTCTGATTCATAGATGGCTCTGCACCAAGAAGAGCATCTCTCCATCAagcatctctcctcctctgcagtcAAACAGCAATGTCTTATGATCTACAAGGTTGGGTAAGGACTCAGCTGACCCCATGCCTAAGCTTAGAAACCTAGTAAGCCATATCCTTTCTAAGAACAGGAAAGGTTGGCCACCTAGCAGCCATCTGCTGGAAATAACCTTTTTCTCGATGAAATCTGAGATTCTTGGGCCATTTCCAGGAGCTAGGGTTTTAGGAAAAGAAGACAGataaatgcataattttttaagaaaaccgCGAGAGTTGACAGTGCTGCAAATACTACATAGGCTGAAATGTAAATAACCTTCACAATGACATTTCAGCAATTTTGTTAGCATGTTGCCTGAGAAAAGGACTGTCTCTCCCAGTCCCACATCAGCAGTGCTGACCTTACAAATAAATAATGGATAGTCCATTGCCTCCTTGTCACTCAAGCACCAAACCCACTTGGAAAAATTCAGGACAGAAAGCTGTACCAGACAGACCGAGCAACCCATTCGGCTCCCACTAAGACCAACAAGAATTGCTCCTAGATAACGGCATCATGGGATCTgtgttctgatttttctcttgcagcAAATATTTCTTAATGCTTATACAAAATATAAGTACGTACCACCGCAGCATAGTTGGCAAAAGCCATGGCAACTTCTCTGCTGCTTTAGGAGGATGCACGCAGTGACAAAGCGCAAGAGTTCTCCTTCTCCGAGACCTCTTCCACTCTCTGTGTGTCTCAAAGCCAGATGTGGTCTCCTTTTTATAGTGAAGTTCAACCACGACCATCCTTTCCATTGCAGCATATAGCCACCTTACCTGACCTGAGGTTAGGAGCTGATATTTCATTTTCTAGCCCACTTCCTTCCGTCTACCTCCAGAAAGGGGAGGGCAGATACTATGTCATCAGAATCCCAAATCAGCCAATACAGTTTATTCAGGCAGATAAAGAgataagggaagaaaagcagaaaaaaaattgtttatgcagctttttttttccccctttctaccCCCTCTTTCTAATATTAGTGTTCTCTCACCACTAACACATCTGTGGATGCACTTCCACATTCCCCCCACAAACCAAATGGCAGAGATCAGCAAGTTGCAAAGTCAGGCACCCAACAAGGGTTTCAAAATGAGGACAGGGCATGGAACTTCACAGTTTAACCTCCCTTTGCTTTAATTAATTGCACAATCCACCCCTGTCTCATCTCAGGGATCCTTGTGTTCTGCGGTGACCAGGCAGGGGAAGAGTAGGTGCCCAAGGAATGTCCTCCTGGGGGACCTCAGGGTACCAGGAGCTGGGATGCTTTCCCCACTCATTGCTGAGATCCCATCTTGACATGTTCTGGAGAGCTCTTTGAAAAACTCATGCATGCCCTGTaagggccctgagggcactaattGTCCTTACTGGCCTTGACCAGCATCACCATGGATTTCCCTCCACAGCCCATCACCAAGAGCCCTATTTTAGTTCAGCTTTGGGCCCCCAGGCCCTGCCTGAGCTACACTGTAGGAGTGCTGGTTTCCTGCCCCTTCTCTGGCCTTGTCTCCTGGATGGACCTGGGAGTAGCATTTCTCCTGGACCCCCTACGGTAGCACTGGAGCAAACTCACATGGAGTCAGTATCCTGGCAAGCAACAGGGAATGTCTTTTGATGATCCCGTGAAAAATCCCACCAAACTTGATTAAATCGCAAATGTTTATAAAGCTTCGGCATGCACAATGTAAGGGCTGGGCAGAATTTAGCAGCTAAAGTCTGGATGGGATTAATTGCTCCTTAAGGATTTTCACAatgtgctttttcctcttctgtgtcaGTATATCACATATGTTCAGTAAAGTATTCATTTAATCCCTTAGAGCAAGGAGAAGGTAACGTTGTCATTGTTCGGAGCTGCCAAATCCAGTAGCCCCAAATTCAAACCCACTAGAGGCAAGGATGCCACTACTCTATGCTCCCATGTCCCTCCAGTAGCGAGGCTGAGCACAGATTCCTGATAGGCACGTACACAGACGTGTATGCAACACAGGTataacatacatacatatgcagATGTCCAGACCCGTGGATCAACACGGGCAAAAAATATCACTCAAGCAAACACAAACAGGACTGATGGCCTcatcttcttcccctctctggcTGATCAGGATGAAAGCGTGGAAAATAGGTGTATATGTACACATCCATCCATACATACAAGACGGATCTCTCCAGTTATTGGCCTTCAACCATCTCTCCAGTAGCTGCCCCTGGATCCTCCAGTCCCCCCATTGCTTCATGCACAGGCACAAACACAACCAGCAGTTGCTCCAGATTTATGATCTTTCCAGTAGCCAACCCCCAGATCCCACAATCTTTCTAGTAGCTGGTCTAGACCTCCCAGTATCCCCAGTAGCCAATTTGCAGACCCTCTGGTCTCTCCAGTGTCCTTCCCAGACTTGTGGCTGCTCCAGTACCTGGAGATAGTCCAACTGGATGTCTTTAGTGTTTCCACACTGATGGCTTTAGCGTACCCATACAATGTGCACGCGCACCAGTCTCTCCAGTTGCCGGCTCATAGACAGAGCAGCACTTGCACTGGGGATAGAGAGTGAAATTACAAGAGGAGAGGATAGGAGAGGATTTAATAAGAAGACAGGGCACCCTGGGGTGATTAGGAACACAGCTCAGCCAGACAAGCATACTGACCACCATCCCACTTACATGTGATCAGCCCCTGTCATCCCTCCTCCCATTTTCCTCTTTGTCCCTCCCTGATCCACCCTGATCCTCTCCTTTGACAACTTTGCCCCTTCCCCTATACATCCCATAATAAATCTTGCACAATCCCAAAATTCTCTTCCCAGCATCCCGTAATGAGTCCCATACCCTTGTAGCCAGCGAGGTGATGTGGGGAAAGCCTCCCCCATTGATTCATTTGGTGGGTCTCACATCTGGACTTGGGTTGACCATCCTCCTTGGACAACCCTGAAAGAGCAGGGTCAAAGGCTCTGTTGACACTACGTGATTTGGGTTTCTCCACGTGGCACCGCTCCTCTGCTCCCTTGTGTTCATGGAAGATAATGGCTCTTAATCCCACAACGTAACAATCTCCCATTTTATAATTGGGGATGAGAGGTGTGAAAATAAAAGGGGAAGCAGGAGCTAGGACTCTACTGTTCCAGCAGGGATCAGCCACAACCTGGAGGGAAAAGACCAGTGCATGTGCTGTTTCCTCAGAAGGACCAGCAACTCTTGGGTGCCTGGTGGGATTTGTGAGTAAAACCtatttttattgcagaaaaagACTGTGACCAGTTTTATCAgcttctctgtggagaagagTCCCAAGAGAAGCCTCTCCCAAAGTCATGTACCCAAGCTGGAAGACAAGGATTGAAGTGTAGGACTCTTCCCAGAAATTCATCATCAGTCCTCCAAAAAATCTATGGATTCATGGCATTTTTAGCCCTCCAGAAAATCAGGAGCCTCTTACAGATTCATGACATTTTCAAATGAGAAGGGACTAATCCAGTCCCTGCTTTATCACCTCTCTTGAATAATGCCAGAAGAAATCTCCATCGACTGATGCTTTATGTCATTGTGGGATGTTAAGATTTTGTGGTTTGATTCAACTGACGGTTCAGAGACCAGCAACTCATCTCAcacaatttttttcatatttcatgttACTAAGTTCACATGAAGTAACACCAATTTTGTGACACACGTTCCTATTCTGACTGTTCGCACCTATACAACAACGAACCCATCTACTGAGACGCAGAGTGTCGAAGACCAAGAGAGGGTAGAATTACCAGAAATCCACTTTTCTAGCCCAGAAActgaccccctttttttcccctgagcccTTGCAGTGAAAGGGAAAGGGCATTGCCATGAAAATGAGTTGGATTTTGCAGGTATGGGGTTAAGCGGAAATTGTTACGTGTGATGAAGTAATGACATCATCGTGCCGAGTACTGGGTTATTAGCCCTGACTGCCACTTTCCACTCACATCTTCTGCCTTCCGTGGCTTATAACTTCAGGAAAGATTCCTTCTTTGACCCGAAATTTCCTACGATTGAACTTTTCTTCCATTGACCTTCGCCGAAAATTTGATCTAAAAGAGGTCATCTAATATGAATCATGACAAGGGAGGAAATACACTCACTTTCTCAAAAAGCTCTTCACTCCCGTGTTGCGAGGGTTtagagcagggatggggacttGGATGTAAGAGAGATTTTTCATTTCACCTACAAGAACTCTTCTACACTTGAGGTACTATAACGAAAACCACTGTTTGCACTGCAGGATTTGTTACACGCTTAGGTTAAGGTTTTCATTGCACTGCAGAGGCATAAGACACGCCTCATTTCAGGTCAGGCTTGGACACCACATCCTTCTATGCTCCTCTGAACATTTCCGCGTTCCTACCTCCCAGGAGGCACTGGTACCACCTCCAAGAAAACGTGGAATTAAGACTCTAGAGCAGACAGAAACCAAAACTACCCAAATGCCTTTGAACCCAGAGGAACGAACACCAGGAACTGAATCGTGACCCGCATTTCACCAATTTCGCTACTGGGCAGAGCAAGGGCTGTTTCTCAGCTGCATCTCTGCAAATACCTATAGCTGGAAGTCACCACTTCCATGACGTGatcattttctgctttggaagCAGGTGCCTGGCTGTGCGGGAGGGACTAGGGAGACTAAATATGGCTGGAATCCTAATAAATTAACAAGATATATCTGGAAGTAGTGTTTCTCTAGAACCATCTACCCCACAACCACCCTGTCCCATGGATGGAGTCCAGTGGACCCACTCTCAGTGTTTGCATCCCACCAAGCCACCAGGGAGCTGCTACGAGAACAGGCAGCATTTTGGGGGCAGGTGTCTCAGCCAGCTCAGATGAAGAGCATCAGAGGACCTTCTGTAGCCCACAGCAGCAAATGAGACAACGGGGCTGAAATTGCAACCCCTGAAACCTCTGGATACCAGggacaaataaatatttcagagctgAGCTCAGCAGGTCAGCCAAagcacctccagcagctctcTCCTGCCTCGTTGGCCACCCCAGGTTTTCCCCTTCGTGCTATGTGGCACCATAAAGTCACCTACCTTCTGATACAGCGAGCTGACTGCACGCACCCACGCTTATCCCCCACTGGGGTTTGCTGACGACGCTTTATCACGCTGACAAGACTCGTGACCAAGTTGCAGACCGCAGCCAAGTGATGTGAACTGGAAAGACCGAATTTTGAGGGGAAATGTAGCTAGCCGAGCGTGCCACAGATACGGGCAGCAGAACCTCCACAGGGGGCTGTCAGCATGCTATGCTCCAGCACGACAGCGACCACAGCTCGGTGTTACTGCTGGTGGCCCTCAGAGGGGACCAGCAGCACCTCCAAGCTCCCTCTACCGATGGGCAAACCTAATTTTTGGCTGTCACCCCTGTCTTGGCTTCACACTTTGGCCAAAGCTGTGGGTTGAGTGGGAGGCAGGGATTAGTTGGTGGTGATGGTGCTGGCCTGGTGCTCACCCATCCCGCAGTAGGCAGGTAAATAGGGCATTTAATTTCTATCACCAATAGCCCCACAGAGAGAGCAGGGACTAAGGGCTTAAGAAATATAATGCTAAAATGCAACGTGTTAAATAAGGCACCAGGGAAACCTCTGGGTGCATGACCTGCCACTGCAGTTGTGCCTCTGGTGCACAGCCAAGTCCTGGTCATGGGCTGAGTGGTGGGTGATGCACGAGGGCACTGGTAGACAAACTTTCTgtatcatagattcatagaatcatagaatggtttgggttggaagggaccttaaaggtcatccagtgccacccccctgccctgggcagggacacctcccaccagcccaggttgctccaagccccggccaacctggccttgaacccctccagggatggggcagccacagcttctctgggcaacctgggccaggggctcaccaccctcacagtaaaaaatttcttcacaatatctcatctaaatctcccctctttcagtgtaagatcccttgtcccatggctcccctccctgctccagagtccctccccagctttcctggagccccttgagggactggcaggggctggaaggtctccgcggagccttctcttctccaggctgaacccccccagctctctcagcctgtcctcccagcagaggggctccagccctcccagcatctccggggcctcctctggccccgctccaacagctccgtgtctctcctgtgccgaggccccagcgctggaggcagcactgcaggggggtctcccccgagcgcagcagaggggcagaatccccccctcgccctgctgcccacgctgc contains:
- the LOC128907395 gene encoding interleukin-17F-like; the encoded protein is MAFANYAAVFRSLLLVLVLALTVRSTPHGRATHPRPSRDGGSVRLREGCLNQKDLKFPTTVKVDIRISNSDHGFRMVHDVRNRSLAPWDYRLDEDPNRFPQVIVDAKCRLTGCVNAMGQEDHSLNSVPIQREILVLRREQRGCLPTYRLEKKVITVGCTCVTPVVHYQS